A window of the Sporosarcina sp. FSL K6-2383 genome harbors these coding sequences:
- the trpA gene encoding tryptophan synthase subunit alpha, whose amino-acid sequence MTKTILVNAINACTERGNKAFVPYIMAGDGGVTALKEQILFLQEAGVTAIELGIPFSDPVADGPVIQEAGERALAHGITLRKVLKELTLFIDEVTVPLVIMSYLNPILSYGISEFVKDCGNSGVRGLIVPDLPLEESDLLRDALADSDIALIQLVSLTSPPERIKKITAEGEGFIYAVTVNGITGVRDGFGDDLQVHLEGLKAVSPVPVLAGFGISTPEQVRTIGAFADGVIVGSAIVDAFHRRDLSKVAALVKAAEKEVYS is encoded by the coding sequence ATGACGAAAACGATTCTAGTAAATGCCATCAATGCTTGTACTGAGCGTGGGAATAAAGCGTTTGTCCCGTATATTATGGCGGGGGACGGCGGAGTAACGGCTTTGAAGGAGCAGATTTTATTCCTTCAGGAAGCAGGGGTGACAGCGATTGAGCTTGGCATTCCATTTTCTGATCCAGTGGCGGATGGTCCGGTCATTCAAGAGGCTGGGGAACGGGCACTTGCTCATGGGATAACGCTTCGTAAAGTATTGAAAGAACTTACTTTGTTTATCGATGAGGTGACGGTTCCACTGGTGATCATGAGCTATTTGAATCCTATTTTAAGTTACGGCATCTCTGAATTCGTCAAGGATTGCGGCAACAGTGGTGTTCGTGGACTTATCGTTCCGGATTTGCCGCTGGAGGAAAGTGATTTGTTACGGGATGCACTAGCGGATTCTGACATTGCTCTTATTCAACTTGTATCGCTGACGAGTCCACCGGAGCGGATAAAGAAAATTACAGCCGAGGGTGAAGGTTTCATTTACGCAGTGACGGTCAATGGCATTACTGGTGTTCGCGATGGTTTCGGCGATGATCTTCAAGTACATTTGGAAGGATTAAAAGCAGTGAGTCCAGTCCCGGTATTGGCGGGATTCGGTATTTCGACACCAGAACAGGTTCGAACAATTGGTGCTTTTGCCGATGGCGTTATTGTAGGAAGTGCCATTGTAGATGCTTTTCATCGCCGAGATTTATCGAAGGTGGCAGCATTGGTAAAGGCGGCAGAAAAAGAGGTCTATAGCTGA
- a CDS encoding ABC transporter ATP-binding protein, with protein sequence MGNPVLEIENLRTSFRIKDDYYAAVDGVSLTVGKNELLAIVGESGCGKSALAFSIMGLHNKAKVEGNIRFKNHNIANISPAKLNELRGKEMGMIFQDSLSALNPLMIIGDQIGEIIYIHNPKLSKNDRKKRVIDLLNKVGIVRPEFTYDQFPHELSGGMRQRVVIAMAIANEPELLIADEPTTALDVTIQSQILDLLKELKEDSQAGIILITHDLAVVAEMADRVAVMYAGQIVEIADVYTLFENPLHPYTRSLLNSVPHASEIQSELHVIEGIVPSLQKLEREGCRFSPRIPWIDSSVHEKNPALHEVSPGHFVRCTCYQHFTFPEKSKEDQRHVVS encoded by the coding sequence ATGGGAAACCCAGTATTGGAAATTGAAAATCTACGCACATCATTTCGGATTAAAGATGACTACTATGCGGCGGTTGACGGTGTATCATTGACGGTTGGAAAAAACGAGTTGTTGGCAATTGTTGGAGAATCGGGCTGCGGGAAAAGTGCATTAGCATTTTCGATAATGGGTCTTCATAACAAGGCAAAAGTAGAAGGTAATATTCGTTTTAAAAATCATAATATTGCCAACATTTCACCTGCAAAATTGAATGAATTACGCGGGAAGGAAATGGGCATGATTTTTCAAGACTCACTTTCTGCGTTGAATCCGTTAATGATTATTGGTGACCAAATTGGTGAAATTATTTACATCCACAATCCAAAGCTTTCAAAAAATGATCGAAAAAAGAGAGTCATCGACTTACTGAATAAGGTCGGAATTGTCCGTCCGGAATTTACGTATGACCAATTTCCACATGAATTATCGGGTGGGATGAGGCAACGGGTCGTTATTGCGATGGCGATTGCTAACGAGCCGGAGTTACTTATTGCGGATGAACCAACGACTGCACTCGATGTTACAATTCAATCGCAAATCCTCGATTTATTGAAAGAGTTAAAAGAGGATAGCCAAGCAGGGATTATTCTTATTACACATGATTTAGCGGTTGTTGCTGAGATGGCAGACCGGGTGGCTGTGATGTATGCAGGACAAATTGTTGAAATTGCAGATGTCTATACGCTGTTCGAAAATCCGTTGCACCCTTACACTAGATCATTATTGAATTCCGTGCCACATGCGAGTGAAATCCAATCTGAACTCCATGTCATTGAGGGAATTGTTCCATCTCTGCAAAAGTTAGAGCGTGAAGGTTGTCGTTTTAGTCCAAGAATTCCATGGATAGACAGCTCGGTACATGAAAAGAATCCAGCCCTACATGAAGTCAGTCCGGGTCATTTTGTACGCTGTACTTGTTATCAGCATTTTACCTTCCCTGAAAAAAGCAAGGAGGATCAGCGCCATGTCGTTTCTTGA
- a CDS encoding LD-carboxypeptidase, with protein MKIRPQRLQQGDTIGIIAPAGPPNQERLNRSLAFLESLGLQWRFGNSVKNVNGYLAGTDDERLNDLHDMFADPAIKGIFCARGGYGSARFADKIDYQLMQENPKIFWGFSDITFLHTAMGLYSNLVTFHGPMLATNVAKESFHELSAKMFQQLFEPMELHYTEAIAPLEIVSGGVAQGELVGGNLSLLASGIGTKFEVDTKGKLVLLEDVGVEPYGVDRLLNQLRMAGKLEDAAGFVVGDFADAMPKDQDESLTLDEVIDHYLRDLGKPVVKGFKIGHCEPHFAIPLGVEAKLDGDNRTLIILPGVE; from the coding sequence ATGAAAATACGACCACAACGTTTACAACAAGGGGACACGATTGGCATTATTGCGCCAGCAGGTCCTCCGAATCAAGAGAGATTGAATCGTTCATTGGCATTTTTGGAGAGTTTGGGGTTGCAATGGCGATTTGGGAACAGTGTGAAAAATGTGAACGGTTATCTCGCTGGAACGGATGATGAGCGTTTGAATGACTTACATGACATGTTTGCCGATCCAGCGATTAAAGGGATTTTTTGTGCAAGAGGAGGTTACGGTTCAGCGCGCTTTGCCGATAAAATTGATTATCAACTGATGCAGGAAAATCCGAAAATATTTTGGGGATTTAGCGATATTACATTTTTGCATACTGCGATGGGATTGTATTCAAATCTCGTGACGTTCCATGGTCCGATGCTAGCGACGAATGTCGCGAAAGAATCATTTCATGAACTATCTGCGAAAATGTTTCAACAGTTATTTGAGCCGATGGAGCTTCATTATACAGAAGCAATTGCACCTCTTGAAATTGTGTCGGGTGGTGTCGCACAAGGTGAATTAGTTGGTGGGAATTTGTCTTTATTGGCGAGTGGTATAGGGACGAAGTTTGAAGTGGATACGAAAGGTAAATTAGTGTTGCTGGAGGATGTAGGTGTAGAGCCTTATGGTGTCGATCGGTTGCTCAATCAGCTGCGAATGGCGGGTAAATTAGAGGATGCAGCAGGATTTGTGGTAGGTGATTTTGCAGATGCCATGCCGAAAGACCAGGACGAATCACTAACGCTCGATGAAGTCATTGACCATTATTTGCGCGACCTTGGCAAGCCGGTTGTGAAAGGATTTAAAATTGGACATTGTGAGCCGCATTTTGCGATTCCACTTGGTGTAGAGGCGAAATTGGATGGAGACAATCGGACACTCATCATTTTACCAGGCGTAGAATGA
- a CDS encoding DUF4003 family protein, which produces MDAYAIRQDVETTYDKVKSLAGWAVDKAVVLTITSYYVTSEREFDAVSLNRAMDALKSRTGWLSPLRGNLLPMMAAFLNQPGMVIDEEVDRLFEKQQVLKGVGFRNTIHSYLAALLMTSNQAHYETEAWQAKKLYDAMKKQHFFLTSDDDYAYAVLLGKRGANPIEHAKSMRTYYDALRTEGFRSGNELQWLSQVMTYVHNEFNPILVSRAVEVLAHFKRDTKVRPVHYPMIGFLTVFGVADAELKKIVELTHALEESKLFRWNREMALSIGIGYSMHELTENVEEATVSLVTSVELILQAQQAVMAATMAAMAASSATNSTNS; this is translated from the coding sequence TTGGATGCGTATGCGATTAGGCAAGATGTCGAAACGACATATGACAAAGTGAAATCATTGGCAGGTTGGGCGGTGGACAAGGCCGTTGTGCTGACAATTACTTCGTATTATGTCACGTCCGAGCGCGAATTCGATGCGGTTAGCCTAAACCGGGCAATGGACGCTTTGAAAAGTAGGACAGGCTGGCTTTCTCCGTTGCGTGGCAATCTTTTGCCTATGATGGCGGCATTTCTTAATCAGCCGGGAATGGTCATTGACGAAGAAGTAGATCGTTTATTTGAAAAGCAGCAAGTTTTAAAGGGTGTCGGTTTTCGCAATACCATCCATTCGTATTTAGCTGCACTCCTAATGACGAGCAACCAAGCACATTATGAAACTGAAGCGTGGCAAGCCAAAAAACTATACGATGCTATGAAAAAACAACATTTCTTTCTTACGTCTGACGATGATTATGCTTACGCGGTATTGCTCGGCAAAAGGGGCGCTAATCCGATTGAACATGCCAAGTCGATGCGTACTTATTACGATGCACTGCGTACAGAAGGATTCCGTTCAGGCAATGAACTTCAATGGTTGTCGCAAGTTATGACGTATGTACACAATGAGTTCAATCCAATTCTTGTATCTCGCGCGGTAGAAGTACTTGCTCATTTCAAGCGGGATACTAAAGTACGTCCCGTTCATTATCCGATGATTGGTTTTCTGACTGTATTTGGAGTTGCAGATGCTGAACTAAAAAAGATTGTCGAATTGACGCACGCGTTAGAAGAATCTAAGCTTTTTAGATGGAATCGTGAGATGGCCTTGTCAATAGGCATTGGTTATAGTATGCATGAATTAACGGAGAATGTTGAAGAAGCAACGGTTAGCCTTGTGACATCTGTGGAATTGATTTTGCAGGCGCAACAAGCTGTGATGGCTGCGACAATGGCGGCTATGGCAGCATCATCTGCAACAAACTCGACAAATAGTTAG
- the opp4A gene encoding oligopeptide ABC transporter substrate-binding protein → MVGKKSASKVLFAMLLVLLLALAACNKAEEATPDDSGAKDEEKPKVEEEKEEESGEKLYSIDDFSNIKTNEGEAIEGGSFTFGLVSDTAFEGTLNFNFYSGDPDAQVLQWFDEGLLTWDANFVYTNDGAATYESSEDGRTFTFKIKDNVNWHDGQPVTAEDWLFAHQVLAHPDYDGPRAGDVLNIEGMAEYIAGTADTISGIEVVSDKELKITYLEATPSLITGGIWTYPLAKHIFGDMAVADISSSPEVRQNPIGFGPFKVDTIVPGESVTYVKNEDYWRGEPGLDTVTLKVINPNVVVQALEKGEVDTVSSFPVNQYPDNADMANVEFLGAVDRAYSYVGFKLGAWDEENKVVKYNPEAKMADKNLRKAMWHAVDNNAVGDRFYHGLRWAGTTLIPPSHPEFHDATNPGAAYDPELAKQMLDEAGYADVDGDGFREDKDGNELVMSYASMSGDDIAEPLAQYYIQAWEAVGLKVELLDGRLLEFNSFYDRVGSGGKDDPAIDIYAGAWGVGIDVDPSGLYASNVLYNFSRWENEENDRLLAAGISEEAFDVEKRKAIYNEWQALMVEEVPVFPTLYRSMVVPVNNRVLNYAIGDGTGYYLNDIQVTQDTPIAK, encoded by the coding sequence ATGGTTGGAAAGAAAAGTGCAAGTAAAGTTTTGTTCGCGATGCTCCTTGTTTTACTACTCGCGTTAGCTGCTTGTAATAAAGCGGAAGAAGCAACTCCAGATGATTCTGGTGCGAAAGATGAAGAGAAACCAAAAGTAGAAGAGGAAAAAGAGGAAGAGAGTGGCGAAAAACTCTATTCTATCGATGATTTTAGCAACATCAAAACAAATGAAGGTGAAGCAATCGAAGGAGGTTCGTTCACATTCGGTCTTGTTTCGGATACTGCATTTGAAGGAACTTTGAACTTTAACTTCTATTCAGGAGACCCGGATGCACAAGTTCTTCAGTGGTTTGACGAAGGACTCCTAACATGGGATGCAAACTTCGTGTACACAAATGATGGTGCAGCAACATATGAATCATCAGAAGATGGTCGTACATTTACATTCAAGATTAAAGACAATGTAAACTGGCATGATGGTCAGCCGGTAACTGCAGAAGACTGGTTATTTGCCCACCAAGTGCTAGCGCATCCTGATTATGATGGACCACGTGCTGGAGATGTCTTGAACATTGAGGGTATGGCAGAATATATCGCTGGTACAGCAGATACGATTTCTGGTATTGAAGTTGTCAGCGATAAAGAATTGAAAATTACTTATTTGGAAGCAACACCATCATTGATCACAGGTGGAATTTGGACGTACCCGCTTGCGAAGCATATCTTTGGTGATATGGCAGTAGCAGATATTTCATCTTCTCCAGAAGTACGTCAGAACCCAATCGGTTTTGGTCCGTTTAAAGTGGACACAATCGTTCCTGGTGAGTCTGTTACTTATGTGAAAAACGAAGATTACTGGCGTGGAGAACCTGGACTTGATACGGTTACTCTAAAAGTTATCAATCCAAACGTTGTTGTGCAAGCATTGGAAAAAGGTGAAGTCGATACAGTAAGTAGCTTCCCAGTAAACCAATATCCGGATAATGCAGATATGGCAAACGTTGAGTTCCTTGGTGCGGTAGACCGTGCGTATTCATATGTTGGATTTAAATTAGGTGCATGGGATGAAGAAAACAAAGTTGTAAAATATAACCCAGAAGCAAAAATGGCAGATAAGAATTTACGTAAAGCAATGTGGCATGCAGTGGACAATAACGCTGTAGGCGACAGATTCTATCACGGTTTACGTTGGGCTGGTACTACGTTAATTCCACCATCCCACCCAGAATTCCACGATGCAACGAACCCAGGTGCTGCGTATGATCCTGAGTTAGCGAAGCAAATGCTAGATGAAGCTGGCTATGCAGATGTGGATGGCGATGGTTTCCGTGAAGATAAAGACGGCAACGAATTAGTAATGTCTTATGCTTCTATGTCAGGTGATGATATTGCTGAGCCATTGGCACAGTACTACATCCAAGCATGGGAAGCTGTAGGTTTGAAAGTAGAACTATTAGATGGTCGTTTACTTGAGTTCAACAGCTTCTATGACCGCGTAGGTAGCGGCGGAAAAGACGACCCTGCTATTGACATTTATGCTGGTGCATGGGGCGTAGGGATTGACGTTGACCCAAGTGGATTATATGCAAGCAATGTATTGTATAACTTCTCACGTTGGGAAAATGAAGAAAATGATCGTTTGCTAGCTGCAGGTATTTCTGAAGAGGCATTCGATGTGGAAAAACGTAAAGCAATTTATAACGAATGGCAAGCACTAATGGTGGAAGAGGTACCTGTATTCCCAACACTGTATCGTTCTATGGTTGTACCGGTTAATAACCGCGTGTTGAACTATGCGATTGGTGATGGCACAGGTTACTACTTGAATGATATTCAAGTAACACAAGATACACCGATTGCTAAATAG
- a CDS encoding AAC(3) family N-acetyltransferase yields MSELKTIQRTHSFQSKKTLQQQLHTLGIQAGDNIIVHASLQSMGWIAGGAQAVVEALMETITSNGTIIMPAQSADNSEPSNWRNPPVPEEWYEYIRQSLPAYNPHLSNLRGMGKIAECFHRHPATIRSAHPVHSFMAWGRHAEDWMAEHFLHDSFGMTSPLGKMFNADVKIVMIGVDYDTCTALHLAEYRAPGLTTAPDGTAMLQNGERVWATYDMAHLDSDIFPDLVETFAKANPNVGIDGLLGQATCKIMPMKPLIEFGTDWIAKKRIAKASTED; encoded by the coding sequence ATGAGCGAGCTAAAAACAATTCAACGTACACATTCTTTCCAATCGAAAAAGACGTTACAACAACAACTTCACACACTTGGAATTCAGGCAGGTGACAATATCATCGTTCATGCTTCGCTCCAGTCGATGGGTTGGATTGCGGGAGGCGCGCAGGCTGTCGTTGAGGCACTGATGGAAACAATCACTTCTAACGGAACAATCATTATGCCCGCGCAATCTGCTGATAATTCGGAGCCCTCTAACTGGAGAAACCCACCTGTTCCAGAAGAATGGTATGAGTATATCCGACAATCACTTCCAGCCTATAATCCGCATCTTTCCAATTTACGCGGCATGGGAAAAATTGCAGAGTGTTTCCACCGTCATCCCGCGACCATTCGAAGTGCTCACCCTGTCCACTCCTTCATGGCATGGGGCCGACATGCGGAGGACTGGATGGCCGAGCATTTCTTGCACGACTCATTTGGCATGACTTCACCACTTGGAAAGATGTTTAACGCCGATGTAAAAATTGTGATGATTGGTGTCGATTACGATACATGCACCGCCCTTCATCTGGCTGAATACCGTGCACCTGGGCTAACGACTGCCCCAGACGGTACGGCTATGCTGCAAAATGGCGAACGGGTTTGGGCTACCTACGACATGGCACATTTGGACTCTGATATTTTCCCAGATCTTGTCGAGACATTTGCGAAGGCGAATCCTAATGTAGGCATCGACGGTTTATTGGGACAAGCTACTTGTAAAATTATGCCGATGAAACCACTGATTGAATTCGGAACGGACTGGATAGCGAAGAAAAGAATAGCAAAGGCTAGTACTGAAGATTAA
- the opp4B gene encoding oligopeptide ABC transporter permease → MWKFTVRRIGIMIPQLALLSILVFILAKMMPGDALSGLIDPSIKPEAMEVMRVKLGLDNPWYTQYMDWVKGIVIDGSFGQSFRFKMPVTELIAQRMANTFWLSLMTLFLTYLIAIPLGITSGRFNDTWGDRLITGYTYLGFAAPLFIFALVMLWIFGFNLGWFPTGGSVKPGLSPGTFEYVVSKIQHLLLPSLSMALIATVSTVQYLRSEIIDTKQKEFVVTARAKGASESRVYNRHILRNSLLPIAAFFGYEITGLIGGTVFIESIFGYPGMGRLFLESITLRDFSVVTAVVIIFGVAAILGALLSDIILSIVDPRIRIK, encoded by the coding sequence ATGTGGAAATTCACTGTACGTCGAATTGGAATTATGATTCCGCAGCTTGCGTTACTGAGTATTTTAGTATTTATACTGGCAAAAATGATGCCTGGGGATGCGTTAAGTGGTTTAATCGATCCAAGCATTAAGCCGGAAGCGATGGAAGTTATGCGTGTCAAACTGGGTTTGGACAATCCTTGGTATACCCAGTATATGGATTGGGTTAAAGGAATCGTGATAGATGGAAGTTTTGGACAATCGTTTCGTTTTAAAATGCCAGTGACTGAGTTAATCGCTCAGCGAATGGCCAATACATTTTGGTTGTCTCTTATGACATTATTCTTAACGTATCTGATTGCAATTCCTCTGGGGATTACAAGTGGTCGTTTTAATGACACATGGGGTGACCGCTTGATAACGGGTTATACGTACCTAGGGTTTGCTGCACCGTTATTTATATTTGCATTAGTTATGCTTTGGATATTTGGTTTTAACCTTGGTTGGTTCCCTACTGGAGGGAGTGTAAAGCCGGGTCTTTCACCGGGAACATTCGAGTATGTAGTCAGTAAGATTCAACACTTGTTGCTGCCTTCCTTGTCGATGGCACTGATTGCAACGGTTTCGACTGTTCAGTATTTACGCAGTGAGATCATTGATACAAAACAGAAGGAATTTGTTGTGACGGCGAGGGCAAAGGGTGCGTCTGAATCACGCGTCTATAACCGTCATATTTTACGGAATTCGTTGTTGCCGATTGCTGCTTTCTTTGGCTATGAAATTACGGGACTAATTGGCGGGACGGTCTTTATTGAAAGTATCTTTGGGTATCCAGGGATGGGCCGACTATTTTTAGAATCTATTACATTACGTGATTTTAGCGTAGTGACAGCTGTAGTTATCATATTTGGGGTTGCTGCGATTTTAGGTGCATTGCTCTCGGATATTATATTAAGTATTGTGGACCCACGCATTCGCATAAAATAA
- the trpB gene encoding tryptophan synthase subunit beta, with protein sequence MVKELKVGRYGKFGGQFVPETLMTALLELEKAYEEAIADPAFMDEVNHYLKDFVGRETPLYFAERLTRLAGGAKIYLKREDLNHTGAHKINNTIGQALLAVRMGKKKIVAETGAGQHGVATATVCALFDLECVIFMGAEDIRRQELNVFRMELLGAKVVSVDKGGGTLKDAVNEALRYWVANVEDTHYILGSALGPHPFPKIVRDFQRVIGVETRRQVVEKTGRLPDAIVACIGGGSNAIGMFHPFLDDEEVALYGVEAAGSGLATGLHAAAIADGKEGVLHGAYMYILQDEDGFIQEAHSISAGLDYPAVGPEHCHLHDIGRVRYTAVTDTGALEGLQLLAKLEGIIPALESAHAIQYAVELAGRMSEEEILVICLSGRGDKDVQTVRDALGGGVK encoded by the coding sequence ATGGTAAAGGAATTGAAGGTAGGTCGCTACGGGAAGTTTGGTGGGCAATTTGTGCCGGAAACATTAATGACGGCGTTGCTGGAATTGGAGAAGGCGTATGAGGAGGCAATCGCAGATCCAGCTTTCATGGATGAAGTGAATCATTATTTAAAGGATTTTGTTGGGCGTGAAACGCCACTTTATTTCGCGGAGAGACTTACGAGGCTGGCAGGTGGCGCGAAGATCTACTTGAAACGGGAAGACCTGAATCATACAGGTGCCCATAAAATTAATAATACCATCGGGCAGGCGTTGCTTGCCGTACGCATGGGTAAAAAGAAGATTGTGGCGGAAACCGGCGCGGGGCAGCACGGCGTGGCAACGGCAACAGTTTGTGCATTGTTTGACCTGGAATGTGTTATTTTCATGGGGGCCGAAGATATTCGTAGGCAGGAATTGAATGTTTTCCGTATGGAATTGCTTGGTGCGAAGGTCGTTTCGGTTGATAAAGGTGGCGGAACGCTCAAGGATGCGGTTAATGAGGCGTTGCGTTACTGGGTGGCCAATGTGGAGGATACCCATTATATTTTGGGTTCAGCTCTAGGACCACATCCTTTCCCAAAAATTGTTCGCGATTTCCAACGTGTCATTGGTGTGGAAACGAGAAGGCAAGTCGTGGAAAAGACAGGCCGTCTGCCAGATGCAATTGTGGCGTGCATTGGTGGAGGGAGCAACGCGATTGGTATGTTCCATCCGTTTTTGGATGATGAAGAAGTAGCATTGTACGGAGTGGAAGCAGCCGGCAGTGGCTTGGCAACGGGACTTCATGCTGCTGCAATTGCGGATGGCAAAGAGGGTGTTTTGCACGGAGCATATATGTATATTTTACAGGATGAGGATGGATTTATACAGGAAGCGCATTCGATTTCTGCCGGGCTTGATTATCCTGCCGTGGGTCCGGAGCATTGTCATTTGCACGATATCGGACGTGTGAGGTATACCGCGGTGACGGATACAGGTGCATTAGAAGGCTTACAGCTGTTGGCGAAATTGGAGGGAATTATTCCGGCTTTGGAAAGTGCGCATGCTATACAGTATGCAGTCGAGTTAGCAGGTCGAATGAGCGAGGAAGAAATACTTGTCATTTGTCTATCAGGACGTGGCGATAAAGACGTTCAAACGGTGCGCGATGCTTTGGGAGGTGGAGTGAAATGA
- a CDS encoding ATP-binding cassette domain-containing protein: MSFLEVKDLKVHFPIHGGILGRTVDHVRAVDGVSLSIEKGKTYGLVGESGSGKTTTGRAIIGLNKITSGQVLFEGQDITDLRRSKMDARRDIQMIFQDPYSTLNPKKRVLDIVSEPLRNYESLSRVEERKRVQELLELVGLSPESIHKYPHEFSGGQRQRIGIARAIALKPKLIIADEPVSALDVSVQAQVLNFMQEIQKELGLTYLFISHDLGIIRHMCDRIGIMYKGRYVEEGTPDDIFNNPQHIYSKRLVAAIPDIDPRKREQQSQFRQQVKQEYEQSYNDYFDDLGLAYNLQPVSDTHLVALPGRG; the protein is encoded by the coding sequence ATGTCGTTTCTTGAAGTCAAAGATTTAAAAGTCCACTTCCCTATTCACGGTGGCATACTGGGCAGAACTGTCGATCACGTTCGAGCAGTTGATGGTGTGTCGTTGTCGATTGAAAAAGGAAAGACATACGGACTTGTTGGTGAATCGGGATCTGGGAAAACAACGACTGGACGGGCAATCATCGGGTTGAATAAAATTACTTCGGGTCAGGTTCTTTTTGAGGGGCAAGACATTACAGATTTACGCCGTTCAAAAATGGATGCACGTCGTGATATCCAGATGATTTTTCAAGATCCTTATTCTACATTGAATCCTAAAAAGCGAGTGCTCGATATTGTGTCTGAGCCGCTTCGTAACTATGAAAGTCTTTCAAGAGTTGAAGAAAGAAAACGCGTTCAGGAATTATTAGAACTTGTTGGATTAAGCCCTGAAAGTATACATAAATACCCACATGAATTCTCAGGTGGGCAGCGTCAACGAATTGGCATTGCTCGGGCAATTGCTTTAAAACCAAAACTAATTATTGCGGATGAGCCTGTGTCAGCTCTTGACGTGTCTGTTCAGGCGCAAGTCTTGAATTTTATGCAGGAGATTCAGAAAGAGTTGGGGTTAACGTATCTTTTCATTAGTCATGATCTTGGAATTATTAGGCATATGTGCGATCGCATTGGCATTATGTATAAGGGACGGTATGTTGAGGAAGGAACACCAGATGATATTTTTAACAACCCACAGCATATCTACTCAAAACGATTGGTTGCGGCGATTCCTGATATTGACCCTCGAAAACGTGAGCAACAATCACAATTCCGCCAACAAGTAAAACAAGAGTATGAGCAGTCCTATAACGATTATTTCGATGACTTGGGCTTGGCCTATAACCTACAGCCAGTATCGGACACACATTTAGTGGCTCTGCCTGGGAGAGGGTGA
- a CDS encoding ABC transporter permease, which yields MKIAQLPDNAQSDDRSPSGWQIIWREIVRDKLALVSLIFLILIMMFVYGISLFLDQSEIVRVDLFSIHKAPSEQFWLGTDQGGRDVFGQLIIGTRNSLSIGILVTVMTGVLGIFVGLVSGYFGGAIDNILMRTVDFFMILPFLMIIIVFSSITPKYSIWTFSLIMTAFLWMGKARLIRSKALQERELDYVQASKTLGSSNFKIMFSQVLPNLSSIIIVSMTLNLAANIGLESGLSFLGFGFPESTPSLGTLVSYARNPQTLEFRWWIWLPASVLILVLMLSINNVGQALKRATDARQRRG from the coding sequence ATGAAAATAGCTCAATTACCTGATAATGCCCAGAGTGATGATAGAAGTCCATCTGGTTGGCAGATTATCTGGCGTGAAATTGTCCGCGATAAATTGGCCCTTGTGTCATTAATTTTTCTTATACTGATTATGATGTTTGTCTATGGTATATCCCTATTTTTAGATCAAAGTGAAATTGTTAGAGTTGACTTGTTCTCTATTCACAAGGCTCCATCTGAGCAGTTTTGGTTAGGGACGGATCAGGGTGGACGTGATGTTTTTGGACAACTGATTATTGGGACGCGAAATTCACTGTCGATTGGGATTCTTGTAACAGTTATGACGGGCGTTCTTGGAATTTTCGTTGGATTAGTCTCCGGTTATTTTGGCGGAGCAATTGATAATATTTTAATGAGAACGGTAGACTTTTTCATGATTCTACCATTCCTAATGATTATTATTGTATTCAGTTCAATTACGCCGAAATATTCAATCTGGACGTTTTCATTGATTATGACCGCTTTTTTATGGATGGGAAAAGCAAGGTTAATACGTTCGAAGGCTTTGCAGGAAAGGGAACTGGACTATGTTCAGGCTTCCAAGACGCTTGGTTCCTCGAATTTTAAAATTATGTTTTCACAAGTATTGCCGAACCTAAGTTCAATTATTATCGTGTCAATGACCTTGAACTTGGCGGCAAATATTGGATTGGAATCAGGCCTGTCCTTTTTAGGATTTGGTTTTCCGGAAAGTACACCGAGTCTTGGGACACTTGTGAGTTATGCAAGAAACCCACAAACGTTGGAGTTTAGATGGTGGATTTGGTTGCCCGCATCAGTACTAATTTTAGTACTGATGTTGAGTATAAATAATGTTGGTCAAGCGCTTAAACGTGCGACTGACGCAAGGCAAAGAAGAGGATAA